The sequence below is a genomic window from Acropora palmata chromosome 5, jaAcrPala1.3, whole genome shotgun sequence.
TCTCTCGTTTCTAACTTGTGCTTTATGCGAAGCATTGGAAACAAATTATTGTAGGTAAGTGTTCCCTTCGTTGGCTCGTCCATAGGAAGTTAtgaatagttttaaaatcccACGATGCCTTGCATCTCCTCGATGGAAAAAAATGGACTTCAAGGGATGTGGACATCAACAAGGACCCGTCCAAAATGCATGCGAAGAAAAAGCGGAAAATCCAGCTCAAATTTTGTAAAGACATGTCCGAAAGAATTGCTCGGACAAAAAGTTACTCAAAGGAAGCAATCTTTAATTTTGACTAACACTCGTCTGATCTCGTGATTCTCCTTAGGAAGACATTTCGACAAGGATGGTAACCTCAACAATTGGTGGTCCCTTAGATCCTTTGCTGGATTCAATACTCGAGCAATTTGTCTTGCAAAACAGTATTCCCAATTCGAAGTTTATGGGCAAAAGGTATATTTCTCGGGAATTCTTCCCCAATTTCAATGTTTCCCACCAAAAGTTGGGATTCTTTAGTACATCATGCGTTTGTTTGATTCGTTTCTTTAAGCTTCAAAAGTCCaatttagggttagggttccGAGTTAAGAATGTGCTGATGTGTACtcgattattattgttttagatAAATGGTAACCAAACAATGAACGAAAACATCGCTGATAATGGGGGAATCAAACTGGCATATGAGGTAAGATTGTAGCGAGCGAAACTGCTCCTGTTGTCACGGGGGAAAGTCATAACCGCCCGAAGAGTTAACCGTTCTCAGTGGAAGCGCAAGAGCTGCAGGAGTTTGGTCAATTTGTAATGACGAGTCGGTCGCTGGTCAGTCTCCCCCTGATTAACAACAAACCACAGAGAAATACCATTCCGTGTCTTAGCAGTAAGAAGTGGTTAATACTGTTGATAGGcattaaaacattttcatcaacGGGATTTAAACGTCATAATCTTATAAGTCTTTCGGGATGCCACGCCCCCTCCCCCTTCTTTGGGGGAggcgttgcgtgacatatCGCAAGACGAGACTGTCATCCAGTCTATTCAATGATGGGTCTACTAGGCCCCTTCAGGAATATCGTTGTCGCGCGCCGTGTCACACAAGAATGCAGAAAAATGCCTTTGGCATTGTTAGTGGTCACTCGGAAATTatgttttacttttcattttgcagGCGTACAAGACACTCATTGGCCAAGAGGGTAGCGAGGGGGCGCTTCCTGCACTGGGACTAACCGAGGACCAACTTTTCTTCGTAGGGTTTGCCCGGGTTGGTATTTGTCTGCTTATGTCCAACATAACGATCAGTTGTTCTTTTAGCGCATCTTGCGCATGCCCCATTAAATTAAAAAGCCGCTTGTAATTCACAACGACATTCTTGAGCCATCTTAAAGCAGAAGAAATAGGGAAACAAGGTCGATTTAACAGCAAGCCTCTCAAGTAAACTGAAATCGTCGTTCTCCTACGTTCCTATTAGAGAGCTTTCGATTCGAACCGGAAAAGTAACACGAGTACGAATTTTGTCCGCGAGAGGTCTGATACTTTGTTGTCGTCCTTGTCTTCGTGCTAAAGTACTTTCTTTATTTGGATTGAAAACAACCAGTTTCGCGTTCTTAACTCTGACTTTTTAAAGTATTTTTAAGGGAAACGTTCATTTAACGACCACGATATTGCTGTACATGGATGATACGCTTGACGAAGAAGACGTCTAAATGATTTGGAAGTACAAAACTCACCTCTGTAGACTTCGTTTTCGTGAAGAAGACTTATCCTTAAAGTTTCCTTGTCGGCAAGCGGCCGTCGACAACGAGTTTCCGCCTGCGCTACATGTCACGGAGAACTAAGCATGTGGACTCtgaccaagcaaacaaactctTACTCGTATTCCTTCTCGTTCTCGGatctaaatctctctattaaaCACTATCGTGAAACCAGTTCATATTCCACTGTTTTGCCCCAACAGCCGTGGTGCAGTATTTACAAGAAGAAAACAGCCCTCTTTCAATTGGCAACTGACACTCACACTTTCCCACAGTACAGGTCAGTTGTGCAACAAAGATTTGTGCATTAAATTGAACCGTTTGAAACCTCGTGTGTCATACTTGACCTGATTGACCGATGCCAGTTTATTCATGGCACGTGCTCCAGTAATTTGTAACCAACTCGTAATATATATCTATTTACTcttctctttaaaaaaatcgTCGCACGTTTGTCCGGGATTGAAAGTAGACTTCACGGAGTGTCCCTCGCAGTCCAAGCCTAACATATCTGTTGGTAATGCAAGGGCTAGCGTTGGTGACTGGGTTATTTCTTAGGTTGGGATTAGGTTACTGTTTTTGACTTCTGAAGTatagttaggaggacactttgtTGTCTGTATTCATCATCACAAGCGCTCTTAAAGTTGAGTCAAAGTGCAAGGGGACACTCTGTGTTTCTTATTGAAGtcagcatgcatctaattaccTGCAATCACGGACGTATTCAGAATCGTCGTATGTGATTCGTTTGATTGGAATAATCCTCTTGGTGACTGGAGttctgagaaggactgttgttggcggATGACGTTTCGActacctgtgcggaagccatcttcagagtcaatgTTTGTTACATGAATGATATAATCAAGGTTGAACTACATAAAATTAGAGAAAAGAATGAGGAAAGGAACAACATTGGAACAATTCTTCATCGGAGAGAGGGGCTAACGCTCTacacgtcatcttcgtaatctaatcggcaagtgacgacgaagggctaacgctcgaaacgtcatcttcgtaatctaatcggaaagtgacgacgaagagctaacgctcgaaacgtcagcttcgttgcCATTTCACGGAGGAAATTTCACCCTTATCAAATCGTTTGGTACCAATATTCTACTATAGTTTATTtggaaactaaacctttcatcAAGTTGAATTGAGTACATGATGACCTGGTCTTTGAATCGAAGCGAGGCTAACGAAACCTCGTTTTGATGAAAGCTAGATCAACAATACTTCATGCCACTGATTCACATAAAGACATGTCTTacagaaacaaaatatattgTGTGTAAAGTATTTAGCCAAATGCTTGTTCTTTTTAGGGTTATTGGCACGCTTCAAAACTATGACAAATTCGCTGAGGCATTCAAATGTCAACCAGGGTCACCCATGAATCCGAGGAGGAAGTGTTCTTTATGGTAACTCTACGCAGCGTGTGTCATGCACACCCATGAAATTATCATCTTCAAAAGCAGAAATAAGCTGTTATTTAGGTTTACAAGGTAAGCTTTGTTTCCGTATAGTCGCCCGGATCGCTCAGAATGGCGAGTAGGCGATCTTGATCGCCTACATAGAGCACTGTTTCGAGTGACCTTAGCGACCGTATGCAAACCAGGCATTATAGAGGTTCGTGACtataatcatttcattttgttttatttgtacTTTTTGGACgtattgaaaaattcatttcatgtGATTGAAGATTTGAACCCAAAAAAGAGTGTTCGGTTTTGTATGTCACGGAGGCTTTGTCAAATTTGTTAAATTCAGGTgtttgagtttgttttcagTCAAGAGATTGGAATTTTAGAGTTTTCCCGAATCatctctttgattttttttctttatttatacatTATTCAAGTATCTTTAAGCTCCCCtttgcaaattaaaattattactggCACAAGGTTTGAGTCAACATTAATCTCTCTTGGGGATTTTCAGCGTAGTATGGGGGATCGACGCTGTACTCGACTTACTATTCAGTTTAGTTGGCTGATGTAGCAACACGATGGGAACGTCGGTTGACGACGGGAGGACGTGCGGAATAGTCCAGATTCTGTTGTattttgaccatatttgggtactTGTACTGTGTGCACCGTCGTCAAATGATGTTTCCGTTCTCTTGCTAAATCTGCCCACTATGATCATGAAAAGGACATTGATGACCAGATCCAGTCCTAGCGGCGTCTTCTCTTTCTGGGTAATACGAGTCCTTCAATGTTCCACGCAGTTTAATTTCATCAATAGCAAGGGATATGCTGAGACGGGTACCAAAGGCCCATAGTTTTGACtgaaatgagaacattttttaagtcaAACAATTTTTCCAGGCACCACTTTCTTCTAGTTATTCGAACACCATAACTGTTGGTCCGTCGGACAGCAGATATTCGAAACAAACTTTAAGACAGACCTCTGGTATATGCTTGTACAGAGCTATCTTCACTCCATTCCTTAATCCTGCGAAGCCTGATACACAACGTTAAttgcaagtttaaaaaaatagttGCAATCCATTTTCTCGCGGCTGTACACAAATTTGGCAAGGTTTCTGGCGTTGATTTCGTCGAAAACTCTTTGTAAAGCTTTTTACACTGAGACCAAGCATTAAAGATATGAGGAAATTCTGCTTTCACGTTCTCGTGTTTCTTCTCAAGAGTTTTCTCACGGACGATTCGAAAGCCGGCATTTTTAAGCAGTAAACGACAGGGTTCACAAGTGAGTTTGCCAAAGAAATAACGAGTGTTGTCCAATCTAAGATGTCTCTTTCGCAATCAGAGTGTTGTCCAATCTAAGATGTCTCTTTCGCAATCAGAGCAAAAGGGAAATGTTATAAAAACTACTATAGACGGAAGCCAACATGAGAATGACAAACCgataacaacaaacaaacttttggACAATTTTACATTCTGTTCAACAGTCCTCCTATTTTGAGCTGCCACAAGATGGTTTGGGCTGTTTAAACGTTTTCGTATTGTCAAATAGGCCCCCAAAACCACGACAAGCAATGTAAAAAACAGCGAGTTTATGAATAAATTGCTGGTTCTCTCGTGTACGATTTTGCCGTTTTTGATAACCTCGAGTGTCGCTGTACAAAACCCTCCAGTCCAAACCAATACTATGCTACCTATGTACCTTCGGGTGCTCGCCACACGGTGTCGAACAGGCCAAAGTACAGCATAGACACGCTCTAATGAAATCACCATAAGACACGGAAGTGAAACcgttgcaaacaaaagaaagaaagtcgAGAAGATGTCATCAGCATGAGCTAGCTGGCGGCTTGGCTTGTATGTTAACATACGAGTCAGGACCGTTAACCCGACAAGATGATCTGCAACAGCCAGGTTTATGAGAAGATACCAAGCTCTTTTGAACGAAGCCCTCTGATGCCAGAAAACGAAAATTGTGAAAGCATTCCCGAGGCAAATGAGAGTCGCTTCGATTGTGAGAACTGTGCAAAATATCCAGAATAAAGCGTTGGGCATTTCGGATCCCGAAGAGTGTTCTTGTTGCAAGAAGTCTTCACTCTAACAAATGAGTTTAGATAAGAGGGCTTAGGATAAGTAAAACAGCTGGCATGCAATCAAGTGCAATTTCAGTGACTTTGACAAAGATCATCTTGAAATAGAGACAATTACATTGcagtttaatttatttttcacccGTGTGTACTTTAGTTCTTTAAGTTGTATTTTCAGCTGCCTGTATTTTAATTAATCATCATTTTATCTTCAAAAACGTTGTgctgaaaattttcaagtcgAGTTTTTACCAACGAGTTGGTGAAAACGTATTGCAAATTAAGCATTTCGCTGCTCGCATAATTCCCTTCTTGGGAGAATTTGTTGTGAGAATGTAGATAACTTGCAGcacatttttagttttgaacACATTTATATTCCAGATTGGAGTGACCTGTCATTAGTTGTTTGTGTTATAATAggatttttttaatgaactcCTTTAGAATGATATAAAAGATCAAGATCATCATATTCCCCACAACTCAAAATTTGCCTTTTCAGTTGAGGCAACTCAATTAAGAAAATTGGATTTTCATCGAGTTTTTAAGTAATCTGGTCAAAGTCAGGAAGTTAAGGGGAAAATAACGGAACAATGGTAATGGTTGTTAAATTGAGTGGACTACAAACAGGGCAAGAAGTGTTCTCGGAGTGGCGAGTTAATTAAACTGCTTTGACGGACGCGTATGAAAAGTGATATTTATACGACATATGGATGTTTTCCGGTTAAGGTCTAGGCAAACAGTAGTccgtttttattttgtcttagATGTTTGCTTAGAAGCAAGCGGATCGCAGTACCTTGAAATCTTttattctctgcctttacatgaaaatcaTTCGTGTGAATTAAGTGAAACGACATTTCGCCCATTTCTTACTGTGCCATTGATCGTTACAACGAAAACCTCACtacaaaatataactttggGGTAGGTGAAGTATGTTTCAATTATTTCGTGTTGGTCACGGTGACCAAGTCAAGCTGTCTTTACAAGCAGCATTTTCTTCAAGTTATTCACAAAACTGAGTGTTGGCCCTATCATCAATCCTGCGAAAGATGACACCTGCATGCTACTCAATGTTTAATGCAAGTCTAAAATATATAGGGGCAGTCAATTtgttcttcaatttttgtcaagtttttttcactgAGAGCAATCGCTTTCAGTTTCTCATATTTCTTCTCAAGagttttctcatggtcaattcaAAAGCTGGCATTTTGAAGCAGTATACCACAGGATTAACAAGTGAGTTTGCCAAGGAAAGAATGGTTGTTGTCCAATTCAATATGTCTCTTTTGCAATCAGAGCAAAATGGAAAGCGTGTATGAACTACCACAGCTGGAAGCCAACACGTAAACGACAAACCAATAACAACAAACAGACTTTTGGACAAGTTTACATTCTGTTCAACAGCCCTCCTGTTTTGAGTTTCTACGAGGTTATTTGGTTTGTTTAAACGCTTTCTGATTGTCAAGTAGGCCCCAAGAACCACGACAagcgaaacaaaaaacaggGAGTTTATGACTAAATAACTACTTTTCTTGGATATGATTTTATTGGTATGGATAACCTCCAATGTCCCAGTGCAAAACCCTCCAGTCCAAACCAATACGATGCTAACTATGTACCTCCGGGTGCTCGCCACACGGTGTCGAAGAGGCCAAAGTACAGCATAGACACGCTCTAATGAAATCACCATAAGACACAGAAGTGAAACCGTTGCGAACGAAAGGAAGAAAGTCGAGAAGATGCCATCAGCAAGGGTCAGCAGCTGGTGGTTTGGCTTGTACGTTAATATGCGAGTCAGTACTGTTAACCCGACAAGAAGATCTGCAACAGCCAGGTTTATGAGAAGATACCAAGCTCTTTTGAGCGAAGCTCTTTGGTgccaaaaaacgaaaattgtgAAAGCATTTCCGAGGCAAATGAGGGTCGCTTAGATTGTGAGAACTGTGCAAAATATCCAAAATAAAGCGTTTGACATTTCGGATGCTGGGGCGTGTTTCACGTTGCCCTGACTCTTACAAATGGACTAAAATAAAAGAGGGCTTACCATAAGTAAAACACAGTAGCATGCAATCAAATGCAATTTCAATTACTTTGATGAAGATCACTTTGAAATAGAGAGAATTAAATTGAAGTTTATTGTAGTTTTCACCTGGGTgtactttatttgtttgttgcatTTACAGCTGTTCGcattttaattaatgaacatttcatcttcaaaagACGTTGTGCTGATATTTGCCGAGTTCTTCCCAACAAGTCGGTCTCAGTGAAAACGTATTGCATAGTATTTCTCTGCTCACATAACTTCTCTTACTCCAAGAATTTGTCGTGAAAATACAGATTGTGGTTCACATTTTTAGAAAAACCTTGATATTCCAGTTTGGAGTGACCAGTCATTAAAAATCAGTTTGtagaaacatttcatttaacGTCCGTTTACTTAGTTTGAGCAAAGTTAACTGTTAAAATTGGATTTTCACCAAGTTTTTAATTAACCCGAACAACTTATTATTTGCCTATTCAGTTGAggcaaattaattattaaaatttgattttcatcaagtttttaattaatttgacCAAAGTCAGGAAGTTATGGGAGAAAGAAGGAACAGTGGTTATGATTGTTAAGTTGTGTGCACAACAAACAAGGCAAGAAGTGTTTTCTGAGTGGCGAGTTAATTAAACTGCTTTGACGAACGCGTATGAAGAGTAATATTACGACAAATGATCCTTGTCTTCTGGTGAATTTCTAGGGAAACAACTGTCCATTTTAACTTTGTCACAAAGGTTTACTTAGAAACACCCCTTCAAGTTTTATCCAGTTGAAAATGTCTAAAGCGTTATTTTGGGTATTTTATACAGTTCTTATGGTAGAAAGTCTTACATGCATCGGCAATGCCTTGaagttttttgtgttttggcATCAATAACAattactgaaaagaaatgccTATCTACTCACCAACCttgcagttgttgttgttttttttttttgttggagtGACCAACCTGATACAGGCCATCTCAAACACTAAGGCCATTGTTAGCGGTGGCGACGTTTTATACACTATGAAACTGTTTTTCGCGTCAGCTTCAATTCGTTCTCTTTTGGTGATTTCATTGGAGCGTGCTTATATAGGAATCTTAAGTGTCTCGAGATGCACAGAAcatatgcgcaataacaatagtggTCACAGTCCTTAagtgaaaacttttttcatttactttgctgaaaactgaaaagacATAAGTTGTCATCAAGTTGAATGCTGTTGATGTGGCCTTGATCTAATAGGTAACTgtaatcatttttattataaatGTGAAAAGCGACAAGTTTGTTATCATGCATTTGAATCATcatatgatgatgatgagtgCGGTAAGCTAAGAAAagttaagacggattccgttcaaagttcgagcaattacttgcaaaaattatttactaaaaatctactcacagcacgctaacttcttgaatgctatttaaaacatctcattgtaattcagttctctaagtgaccccacgatgaaatccccaagcattctcgagaaatttaatgtcaaacttcgtaagaaagctaaaagcgagtgttattgtgttttcaactaacgtgaaatgtcctttttaactgaaatatggataacttcaagttcaattttctctcgtggggtcagcttgagagcttaaatctcgataggatcttcttacctttattcaaaatattaccatgctgagaggattttttggtaacttaatttttgccaatttttgccattattgctcgaatgttgtgcggaaatcatcttaattccCTAAAACAGATagaaaaattacaattattacagTATTATCATAGATTGGACTGAGATGACTCATGATAACATTCAGGGGATCCCAGGTTCAAGACACGTTCTGACCACTGGTTGAATTTGTTTCtggtagtccctggttcaacttcTCAGCTGCActtgtaaatagccaactaGCTTACCTCCGGCCACTCGGGATTCTTAGCAGTTGTTGTGTAATGTTCCTCCTCTTTGACAGTCGTGATTGCGTTCATTGGACCTGAAAAGCCACCATGGGGAGTCGTCAATTAAATacgtgtgtgtgtgtgtatgtgtatGTCTTCAGCAACTGATGTCCTTTTTTCCTGatgtttttaatatttcgGATCCTTGTCGAAGTTTTGCAAGAGAAGATACAATACATTCATGTGTATGTTCTCTGACAGATGATGAACTGTTGCAAAGTCCATTTGACAACATCACTGTTATTGATCCACCCCCACAAGGTAAGAAAACTAGTGTTCAATTTATCAAGAATTAGACTAACACAAGCATGCACTTAGTCAGACAACATTTCAGATACTaaagaaaattacaatagTTGATGCAATGTGTTAAAATGAAATGCTTCAATGCATTGCTTCACCTTCACAGCTGTTCATTAAAAAAGGATTTCAAATTCCAAGAAATAACCTGTTAAGTAAcagtaattttaatttgttgattttgtttttttgcaagcAGGAAGACATAGTAGGTTCAATCCTGCCACAAGGACATCAACCACACAAACAGTAAATTTGGTGACCCAGAGTATAGGTATAATCATTTCTGGCCTTAGTGTAGAGTAGGTAACATGTATAGCGTATAACACAGGCAACAGCTATTTCACTGAAATGGCATGTGGTTACAAATAGCATTTATCATACTGTAGTGCACTAGACTACATGTACTACACTGTACATCAAATTTTCTGGGCAACAAGAACATAGTAAATGTCTCATCAGAATAAGTTGTGCAAATTTACATGTAGAGTGTCCTTACATTAACTGTTATGGAACCAAAACCAGGAAATTTGACAATGCACAATTCACTCAATTTACCAGTAACAACCTGAGCctattaaattgcatttactTATATTTGAGTATCTTCCATGTAACTTTATTAAACAAGCAGGTGTTCAGGACAACATCAAATAACTCTCCATTACGTTGACCTCTGCTTAGGTTAAttactttttctgttttttattaatttgtttggCACAATCAGTAGATTAACAACCTGGTTAATGTTTCAGGATTCTATGGCACACCATTGTATGGAGATGGCATCAGGGTTAATGCAGCCACTTACTAACATTGTTGTGTATCAGACCCCCTTTTTCATTAAAAGTGCCTTGTGGTTTCACTTGACAAAAAATATTCAATAGTAAGAACAAATTCCAAGCCCTTGTGCATCACCAACTGAATTATACTTTTAACAACTTTTAACCTTCtccttttaataattattaatataattcTGAATAAAACACTATGATCATATATTCTCACATTGTATTTTTATGTTGAACCATAGCTGGGACAGTCAAGGAAGACTTGCTTCCCATTGGATCAGATAGTATGTCAATGGAACAGTTTGTGATCTTTTGTTATGGTAGCTTCATCCTTAattaagttgttttctttcattgtttctgGTTTCCAGTCTGCTCCAACTGTtgagtgataatgatgatgctgatgatgatgattattattattattattattattataattgtatTCAGACTCTCCGAAAGGCCTGAAACATTAACTGGTGCAGCATGTATACTGTTTGTTACTCTCAAATGTAGGCAAATTATTTACTGGGGCCAAAGTGAATACACAGCTGGCTCATACAATCAAAGCAACCTGAGCACACTGCAGGTTGAGAAATGGTTGAATGGAATAACAACAATATACAACTTACAGTTGATTGCTGCATTTTCCATGTATGACATGGTATAAATAATTTGAATGTATTATATTCTTTGTCATGTAGGGACTTCTACATGTAGCTTTGACTCAAGAACAGATGAGGTGTCAAGATTCGAAAGTCTTCTCAGAGCTACATGCACTAACAGTGACACCTCACTGCTGCCATTCTTGATTCATACATTTGAAGAGGTGACTCAGGGCAATCCCATTCAATAACgatgaaaccacatcacataataaCAAAACCGCATAAAGACAAAACCACATtacgtaatggtgaaaccacatcacataatgatgaaaccacatcacataatgacaaaaccacaccACGTAATGGTGAGACCACATAATATAATcatgaaaccacatcacataataaCGAATGACCACATGAAAAAGTTATGGCTTTGCATACCGGTGGCCCATTGGTTGAAGGATCTTTGCACTTTCTTGTCGTAATACATTGCCACCCGCTtttttcgctttgttttttgcattattttgcaaataaaatggGAATTTGACAACTTCTTCTTTCATCTTTATTCGTGTTTATTTAAATGggtttgaaaactttttcgtTTAATctattttgtctttatttgaATGGGTGGTCGAGTCAAATCCAAGGTGTCATTCTTTTCACATCTCGCTCTGGCATCTTGGCTGACAAATATCTCGTAACACATGAAACGGGAGCTCTTTATGAACCAAATCAAAACGACCAATCAATGACAAAACGACGTTTGCTTTGAGTTGTTTAATCGAGGCTTTTTGTCGTTCTTTTTGCGTTGTTTTTCTATGtgttttttgtctgtttccaAATTCGAGGTGTCATTCTTTCCACATCTCGCTCTGGCATCTTGGCTGACAAACATctagtaaaaaaaagtttaacaTGAAACGGTGGCTCTTTATAAACACCGGCTTAATTGCTGAATTCCCCTCCCCTATTTTGactcgttcttcaaagaacgccgctaaaattcaaacaatagtggaGGGGTATTCAGACACCGGCTAAACACCAAATCAAAATGATCAATTATCCGAGACAAACTTACGACGAACGCCGAGGCCGTGTTGCATATGCAAATTGTTCAGTGTTGCGTTGCTCTTGTCTTAACTTCTTGTTACAGCACGATTGGCACAAACCACAAAGCGTGCCATCTTTTTTTAGTTGAAAATCTTTTTTGACAGTACCGATGCAACCACGAACTTGACAAACGGCGTTTGCTTTGAGTTGTTTTATCGAGGCTTTTTGATGTTCCTTTTTgcgttgtttttctttgtgtttttggCTATGTTCCCACTTGCAACGCTGTAGCCGCTTGTAATTCAATAGCGTGTGAAggtcttgttgttgttttatcgAGGCTTTGTGTCGTTCCTTTTGCGAATTGCAACGCTGTAGCCGCTTGTAATTCAATGACAAAACGACGTTTGCTTTGActtgtttttgttcctttttgcGTTGTTTTTGGCTACGTTTCCTCTTGCAACGCTGTCGCCACTCGTAATTTACTGGCATCTTGAGCGTAAGAGTGGTCTGTGGGAGTGTAGAACTTCATGTCTATGGTTGACACCGCTGACGAGTGGCGGAGCCGGGCGCCTGCCCCTGAGTCCGCGATGCCGGGTGGGGGGATGCTGGGGTCAGGGTTTCGCCCCaatacgatttttttttacctcatGCAAGCGTCACTGAAATGTCTCTCGATTCCCGATAAACCCTGAAACTAGCGacgatctgattggttgattcacGTCACTTCACTAAAACTCTCTCAGGTACGGGGCGCGGAT
It includes:
- the LOC141881020 gene encoding uncharacterized protein LOC141881020, translated to MSFFPDVFNISDPCRSFAREDTIHSCVCSLTDDELLQSPFDNITVIDPPPQGRHSRFNPATRTSTTQTVNLVTQSIAGTVKEDLLPIGSDRTSTCSFDSRTDEVSRFESLLRATCTNSDTSLLPFLIHTFEEVTQGNPIQ